Part of the Nicotiana sylvestris chromosome 5, ASM39365v2, whole genome shotgun sequence genome is shown below.
cttatattaccagaaattgttgaaacatttgctttttccttatgcaaataagaaaagtatttctgatcgttgaatatggcatgagttgttccactatcaataacacaaatatcttcatgatttgtctttgatccaaacataatttgagggttatccatattcttcaaaataacataaataaaatatattatagtaaacatcattatcaaagcataacttttatttatgtacaacaattacataaccatactatctattacaaacaacaaaaattaaaatatttacatttctacagattcactaccgattacatgacttgtttctccttctaggagtgcaaagtaatcagctacatccaaatgcatgaagtctaaattatcttcataaataaaatttgcttcaacatttttctctgtcttcttcagggaggcttgataaagctcaaccaggtgctttgacGTACGGTAGGTACGTGACcggtgcccttttcctccacatctatatcatgcattttctgcatttggcgcttgcaccgattcatgcttttgttccttccttttccactatTGGTGGTGaagaggcttctttggtgcattattattaccatgattggggtttcttccccgaccacggccatgaccacgactggggccacgacctcttccacgtttagcttggtggaagttcgtctcattcacttcagggaatggacaagaaccaataggtcggctttcatgatttttcattaatagcccattatgttgctctgctataagaagatgtgagataagttcagaatactttttaaatcccatctctcgatattgctgctgcaggagcatattcgaggcatgaaaagtggtgaaagttttctccaacatatcatgatcagtaatattatcaccacataattttaattgggaaataattctgaacatagcagaattatactcactgatagatttaaaatcttgtagccttagatgagtccaatcataacgtgcctgtggaagaacgaccatcttcaggtggtcatatctatctttcaaattattccacagtatgactggatctttaatagtgagatattccattttcaggccctcatcaaggtgatggcgtaggaatatcattgctttggcacgatcttggtttgatgcctgatttttatccttgatggtgtctgccagacccatcgcatcaagatgaatttcagcatcaagcacccaagacatgtagcttttgcctgaTATATCCAGggttacaaattcaagtttagaaagatttaacattatttaggaaaagaaagttcttacctctaatactttcaaagtatttgctcgagatgtcagagtctcgtgctgataacgtgttataaaataaagactgtaaagtaaagataagtatagagagaaactgatatattattcgaattcaaactgatgtacataatgaactgaaatctcttctatttatagaaaaaaagaagctgctacgcaagctgctgtgtaagctgctattacaagttgctgtgtaagctgctactgcaagctgctgtgtaagctgctactgcaagctgctactataccagatatggataatcttctactgagagcaatgtttatccataacggagtactgaatggataagcttattgtacccggtatggataatcttctacctagggtaatgtttatccataaccgggtaccgaagtgataagcttcttcaggaagcttatttccaatagagtactaaatggataaacatatttacggtggagtcccatatggataagcttcttcaggaagattatttacaacagagcactaaatgaacatccataatataatatatttataacaaatatTTCTTTACGGCCAAACGGCCTTTAAtgagaaacaaaaaaaagaaaataaaaactgaagataaaTGAAAAAGGAGAAATCAGTGTAAACGTTGGCATCCACTAAACTACCAAACAAATACTTAGTTACCATATTTTCAGACAAACAGTCAGCAGCACACAGTAAAACAAAATGGAGCGAATCTAGAGAAGTTGTAAAATCTTAAGAGTAAAATAGCAAAGaggaaaaagaataaagaaaaagaagccCCAACTTTTCTTTTCCAGTTTCTTCAAACTCTCTGCATCAAGATTCAGAGGACCACATCTCCATTAACATGGAACCAAAACCAGCAACTGAGTCCAAGAAATCATCTGTTTGGGTTCTTCCTTACAAGACTCAAAGTCTTCAGAGTCTTTATACAATAGGCAAAAAGTTAGGCCAAGGTCAGTTTGGAACAACCCATCTTTGTACAGAAAAATCAAGTGGCAATCTTTATGCTTGTAAGACAATACCCAAAAAGAAACTGATCTGTAAAGAAGATTATGAGGATGTTTGGAAAGAGATTCAAATAATGCATCATTTATCTGAGCACCCAAATGTGGTAAGAATAAAGGGTACTTATGAAGATGCATTATATGTGCATATAGTTATGGAGCTTTGTGCTGGTGGCGAACTTTTTGATAGGATTGTTGAGAAAGGACATTATAGTGAAAGAGAAGCTGCTAAATTGATTAAAACAATTGTTGGTGTTGTTGAGGCTTGTCATTCATTAGGTGTTATGCATAGAGATCTCAAGCCTGAGAATTTCTTGTTTCTCAGTTCTGATGAGGATGCTGCTCTCAAGGCTACTGATTTTGGCCTCTCTGTTTTCTACAAAccaggtttgcgtacacactaccctccccagaccccatttatgggattacactggtttttttcttttttgttgttgttgttgttgtaggttTACTTTCCTTTCCATTTATTGTCAACATTTTAGTTCCATTCCAATGTTGTATCATAACGGCCGGAGATGAGTTTAAATAGAGTAAAATGGTCAGTGAAGTTTGGAGGCGGAGCCGGGACTTGAAACTTATGGGTTCTAATTTCTAGGATAGTGATATCAGGTGTGGTTCTGAATATAATTTTTGGATATATTTAGTGGTTCTTGATACAAATAAAGGGTTTAGACTAAATTCTAGCTCCGGCCCTAGCGAGGATTCATGTAGCCGACCCCAATTTGTTTGGGACTGAGGCGTAACTGTTGTTATTGTCCTTTTATTAAAGAAGGAATTTTGCTTGTATGTGGTGACTGGATTCTGGATGAGAAGTGGATTGCCTTTAGATTTTCTAATTGAAAGATACTTAGGGTGTTTTAACATTTCGCTGTTTGTCTGTGCAGTGGGATGTTCTCTAGATTGGTGAGCGGAAAGCATGTCCTTTTTTTAAGTATTGGTATAAGAAATTTTGTTTTCTAGATTGTAAGCAATGAACGATATGGATAAATTTTGTTTACTAGATTGTAGGCAATGAACGAGATTTCACTATCATAGAACCTGGTGATTTTCACAAACATAATAAAAGAATCAGTTATGAAGTAAATGGTACCTTGATCAATGATGATTCTTGAGAAGATGTAAAACCATGCGTTTATGTTTGCAAAAGATTGAGAAACTGTGGTTCTCTCCCTTGTCTCTTTACTTTCAGGTAACACATTTGATAGAGATATACTTCTTTTCTTAGGGTAGAGAGACGACCAATTGCCACTAGTGAGTCCTCAAGTGGACAGTTACAAAGAGATTACCATTTGAGAACTACTACTTTAATTTGACCAATAAGATTTTAGTTTATTACTAATACCTTTTTAAGACTCAAGCTTGTTTCTTTAGGAAAAGAGTAATTTGAATTTATCTGGAATACAATGATAGAAGAGTAGGTATTTGGAAGTTGGTAAAGTGTTAACTTGTTAGTTTGAATCGGTATTCCCCCTTCTCATTTCTTCTGAACTTTTGAGTCTGCAGGATTTGCTTTATAACCGGCCAACTGTTGAGATCTATTGTTTTCATTATAACAGTATTTGTGTATGTGCAATCTAAGAAGTACTTTGTGTAAGCCCAAAATGGATCATAAAAGTTCTTTTTTGTTGTTGCTTTATTACTAGACTTCTTGTTAAATTCTATATAGCTCACCAAGATGGTCAATGCCAGATATACTCTATTTATGTAGTCTTCTCGAAAATGAAAATGGTAACCATGTCTTACATCTGATTATGACTTTTGTAGTTGTGAACTTCAATTTGTTCACTGGTCCTTCTAGTTTTCGATATGAGTATCTATTCAAAATGTCTCATGTCATTTTCCTTTTAGATGCAATTACGCCATTCATCCAGGTCTTACTGAAGGAAAGCTTCAGTTGACTTTACTTATTTAGTTTCTACTGCTATTTGTTTCTAGTGAGGTTCTGTTTTATTTTACTGTCTAACGCTTAGCTACCGGTTTCGTTTGCTGATATAATGTATTCAAATGTGTTGCGCTTTGTCCTACTGAAAATTGGTGATTTTTCACTTCTACGTAACTTAAGAGTAACGACCTGACCTTTTAATAGCAACAGTTTCGTTCCTTGATGATGTTATTGTGATTAGGTGAAACATTTTCGGATGTTGTTGGAAGTCCTTACTATGTTGCCCCAGAGGTTTTATGCAAGCACTATGGACATGAGTCAGATGTATGGAGTGCAGGAGTTATCTTGTACATATTACTTAGTGGTGTTCCACCTTTTTGGGCAGGTATTGAAATCTCCATGTGTGTTTAGGAGGAGATATAGTCTGTTATAAAGTTCGTCTTTCATGCTCATATTATCTTATAATTCTTATTATTGTTTTCCTGATTCCAGAAACTGATATGGGAATATTTCGTCAGATACTGCGAGGCAAACTAGATCTTGAATCTGAACCTTGGCCTGGAATTTCAGATAGTGCCAAGGATTTGATACGTAAAATTCTTGATAGGAATCCAAAAAGGAGGTTAACTGCCCATGAAGTTTTGTGTAAGTCCTTGTAGTTGTGAAAATCGAGACTTAAGAAGTTGCATATTTCAAAACTGTTGAAACAAAGTGCTTTTTACAATGACTTACATTTTTGTTTCCTGTGACTGTCAGGCCATCCATGGATTGTGGATGACACAATGGCTCCTGATAAACCTCTTGACTCTGCAGTTCTTTCACGCCTCAAGCAGTTCTCAGCAATGAACAAACTAAAGAAAATGGCTTTACGTGTAAGATCTTAAAAAGTTTGTAACCCGCTTACATGTGTTTATATAGTGAAAACTCTCCTTGCCTGGAAACAACTTTTGCAACACGGTTTTATAGTTCGAAAGGGCAGAGAGATTACTTGAGGGATAGGGGGGGGGAGGGGATTCCAAGAACTTCAGTAGTAAAGAAACTGAAATCAGATGTAGATGcagtttaaattaaaaaaatgcaGAAAGTAGTATAGAAGAGTAGAAATAGGGatagaagaagaaaggaaaattgtcGGGTGGGGGGGGGGTATGAAAGCCACATCCTCGCAATGGTTAATGCAGATCATACTCACATAAGATTCTTGCATCCATGTTTATCGTCATTTCTACATGATGTTATAACAAACCTTTCATAAGAACAAGGGTGCTACAACTATGAATCCTATACAAAGAAACTGAGAGCCAAGTCAAGTTTGACCATTTCCCATGTGGAGTACTGGAAGGGAAGATTATATGTTATCTAGGATTTACCTATGATACAAAATgcacaaaagttgataaaaagttgctgttttattttattatttttgtggtTTGGGTGTAAGGTAAAGCCCTAAAACTGAAgtaaggcctcatttgtttgcacttaatggaggtctgaatcttaatcattcagatctcagacattaagtttgtttttaaagtcttgaatcttaattattcggatcttaatcattaagaatgttttttttttacttcacaaccacttaatgggtcTGGATAGGTCTGTATGACTAAGATTtataacagagacttaatttaattaagatgctatcacatattcattattaactgccGCCCTCACCaccgcctaccattatcaactaccaccatgccgccaccaccaccaccatagTCAACCACCACCATCACCACCAcgccaccatcatcctcaatcatagccgcCATCATTATCGACCATCACCATCCACCATCCCCACCACTCCGACCACCATCATTCTCACCCACAATCAACACTTATACACCTCAACTACCATAACCAACCACCCCATCACCATTAACAACCACAGCCGGTACTGCCCATCATTATAACCTACCACGGCCTTCCTCAATCACAAACCACCACCCGCCATTATTAACTATTACCAcccaccaccaccatcctcaatcataatcgccACCATTACTaatcactactagctactagcatgaaccactatcatcaaccaaaactaccaccaacCACTGCCTCTAGTCGGTATTCACCTgttagccatcaccaccaacaactatcatattttaaaaaaactatatattttattgatagaatattagattagttagtatttcatttgaatcttatgtttattatttttcaaGTAAAGATAAATTTTATGCATTCAAATGTTAAAATCAAACAATCTTAATttttagtattcagatcttaatacacatcttaatatattcagatgtgtatttagattcagatgtcttaatcttaacacacatcttgatattcagatgtgtatttagattcagacgtcttaatcttaaaaaaaataaatgaggCAACTGAGCCTACAGAAGCCTGGAAAGATTTCTTGAGGTTGTCAGCCATAACACTCTGATCAATTGAAAAAGCATTTAACTAGGCACTTAATGGTATCTAAAAAATTGAAACGATGTTTAAGACTTTGACTGGACTTTTGCCGCAGTAAACATAAGATAAGGCTCAAGCACCTTTAATGCTGCTTCTTGAAATACTAAATTGCAGAAAAACCATTAATAAAGAACCTTGAAATTGTTAACAAGTGTATTTCTTTGACATATCACAGTTATGCGAGAGTTTAAATTGTTCCCTTTCCTTTATGTAAAAGTTAAAAGCATGAAGGATTGAGACAATGAAGCTGCCTCCTTATATGTTATGTTTGGAATGAACCAGCTATTCGTTTAAATGTTGTAGGTTTTAAAAAGTTAGATGATTGCCACCAAATTTTAGAATGTGAattctcctcttttcttttttgcttgGTAAACAAACATCATTTTAGAATGTGGATTCTCTTTGAATAAGATTCTGTATCATGCCGCAATATCAAGCCCAAAGTGACTAAAATTTTAATGCTGATGTCCCTTGAAACTGCAGAATTGATAGTTCCGATGGCTGATGATTATGGAGGGATATGTTGCTCTATATGTAGTTTTTCCAGAATGGTTAATTAGGATATCATTTTAAATACAGCGCTGTCTAAAAGTGGCAAATTTTTTGGCAGTTTTTCATGATACCAATATGTATGCCATAAGACAGTTAATTTTTTGTGCAATTATTGATTACATGTAGTTAAACTAATGTCATGTCAAAATGAGTACCTGTGAGCATAGGTTCAAGTAATCAGGTCTCCTGCATTGTCTTATCCATATTCTGTCTTTGTAATTTCTGTTCCAGAAGAATTGCAAGATAAAAATTCCATTACCAATATAGTGGCCCATTCCTTACTCCTTAGTGCAGTTGATTTGTGCTTGTTCAATCTCCTTTTTTTCCCCAATAAATGCTTTTCCTGTTTCTCTTATCTTCTTATTTCCTAAAGCATGCTTTCGTGAGAGAACatgtactctctctctctctctctatatatatatatatatatatatatatatgtgtgtgtgtgtgtgtgtgtgtgtgtgtgtatggtatcacaaaatatatgtcaGTTTGATTCCAATTTACCAACAGTGAAAAATGAGTGGGAAAAGCTAAATAGGGAAAGGAGCGAACAATTGATCCTCTTGCAATTTTATCAGAAGTAACTGAATTTTTAACAGATGCCGGCATCACACTACTTAGTTATATATTCTTCCACTGGAATCTAAGTCCTGCTTGTGGCGATTTGTATTCGAAATCCTGGCAAAAAGCTTttttttcttgagaaagagaaatgTGCATAGAAACCATAGATTTTTCTCATAATCGTGCTGAAAGTATCCTATTCCCCTTTCAGTTAATGTGTTGCTGATGACATTTGAAGTGAAAATCTGTTATGAAATAACCAGGATAATTTGAACTCAATGAGCATCCTAATTTTCGCTGACATCATTGTTGAATGGAGGCTTTTCTTTCTGGATGGAAGTTATAACTAAAATTGTGGTGCTTGCTATCTATATGATATTTGTATTGACAAGTCCAGTCACTATGAATTCCTATTCAATATTCAGTGTCTTATTATGTTATATCTTTGATTCTTGCTTTACTCATTCTCTTGTTATTTGTAGGTGATTGCCGAGAGGCTTTCAGAAGAAGAAATCGGTGGTCTCAAGGAGCTATTCAAAATGTTAGACACAGACAATAGTGGAACAATAACCTTTGAGGAATTAAAAGAGGGTTTGAGGCGAGTGGGTTCTGAATTGATGGAGTCTGAGATCAAGGATCTTATGGATGCGGTAAGAATTCTCCTCACCATGTTTTTGTGTCTTCGAGATATCTCCACCTAGTCCTCTAACCACACACTCGTGTTTATGCTCTTATGCAGTATAATTTTTCCGCTCATTTGACTACATGGTTCCAACCATATTTTATCTGACAGGCAGACATTGACAACAATGGAACAATAGACTATGGGGAATTTATTGCTGCTACTGTTCATTTGAACAAATTGGAAAGGGAAGAGAATCTGTTATCAGCCTTCTCTTATTTTGACAAAGATGGTAGTGGATACATAACTATCGAAGAACTTCAGCAAGCCTGCAAAGAATTTGGTCTTAGCGAGCTGAATCTTGATGAAATTATCAAAGATATTGATCAAGATAATGTAAGTTCTATCCTCTTCTGTTTTTATGTCATGCACATATATAAGGAGTAAAGGTGAATTGAGTTACATAATGTCCACTAACGTATTAAAAGACATCCAAAGGGGTTTATAAAGATCGTGCGCCGCTCTACCCATCGCCTTAAGGGTTGGATGCTCATAATTTTTTGTGTGATATCAGAGCCAACTTTAGCAAGCTCATTCGCATACCAATAAATACACATTAAAGTCTGTGCGAGAACCTCGCACTCGGATAGGTGTTGAGTTATATAGTGGCCAACACGGTCATCCGAAAGAGTATATGAAGGTTTTGATTCACTTCATTGATTGCCTTATGGTTTTTAGTTGAACACTCGATTCTTCCCGTCATAAGTTAGCTTACCATAGAAACACTTGGATCAAAGAACAGATAAATTGACCATGTTGTGACTTAGACTTGAGGAGTTGCTTTTTGCTTTTTCCTCTCACTTTTTAGCTAACTAAAAGAAGGAACATAATTTGTGCAAAATATGCTGAAAAAGATTGTCAATGGACAAAAGCAAGTGATACCAAGTACTATTACAGACACCCTCCCACCGCAAAAAGGAAGTAGAAGTTTTTTTCTTTGACTGCTATATTGTTTCTCTCGAAAAGCCATCTGTTCAAACATAAGAACTAAAAGCCCATTCATGACCTACCCCTGTCCCGTCTTGGCATCTTCATCATGTTAGGCAGTGCATACGAAGGATTTCATGACCATTACCTTAACTTCCATGTATAAGCATTTCAATGGACCCCTAGCATCTTAGGAAGGATAATTACTTATCTTATCAAACAGTGCCAACTAGCTTCCATTTAGATTAGAATTTCCTGTTGTTTGCTTACTGGGCCCTAGCTCTCCAGATATGCACACAATATCAAGCACACACGTAAAGCCGAAAAACATTATAACAGCTCTTAATTCTCGGACCTCCGACAGACAGAATCTCCATGCATGCCTTCTGAGTTGAGAATGTCAGTGACTGTTCCTCTACCCCTATCTCCCCAACCCTCATTCTACTAGATGCATCATATAATTGAAGGCTGTAAATCGTGAAATCTGGTGATGTTTTATTTCTGCTCTGAGCTATTCTATGATTTTGAAAGAAACCATTCAGCGAGTCTTATTTCGTACTGCATTTACCAATGGTGAAGACGAGTTTACTGATTTAAACTGTGTATAGTAACATAAGAATCTGCTTGTATCAATCCGAGCAATTTCTTTTTAAGTTGTTTAATGTTGTGCAGCTAAATAGAGCTGTAATTTTCTCACTCTCTTGTGAAGGTTTAGTTATTTGTTTGAGTTCCTATCAGCACACGGACTTCAGTTCACTTATCAACTTCCCAATACTAATTCCATTTGTGTGCAACTTGTGCTTTGTTTTTCTGTCTAGTATACTGATGTTGATTCTTAATGTCCGTTCTTGCGTTTTTCGCACTAAAAAAGAACTTTCAATTTGCAGGATGGGCAGATAGACTATAAGGAATTTTCTGCAATGATGAGGAAAGGCACAGGTGGAGGCGTTGGAAGAAGGaccataagaaacaatttgaatTTAGGAGAAGCACTAGGACTCGTACAGAGTGAAGAAAACTTATGAACCACCAATTAATCAGAACAAGTTCCTGAGTGATCTTTCTAATTTCCTTTTGACATGAAGGTCCAACTATAGACATTTATTTACTACTAGAAGTGTCAGGTTTCTTTGTATTAAACTTGATCCCTTCCCCTGCTTTTATTGATGGCTGGTTTTTTAACCTCTATTTGTCCAAGGTTAAGAACTTTAGACTTTTGACACCAGTAACAAAGAGCAATTTCTTGAAGATGTTAGCCTAGTTATTTTTGAACATCTGCTACATTGTGAACCTATTCGATTATAGTACTAGAAGGGGATTCTTGGAGCAACAATAAAGTTGTCTGTGGGATTGCATCAGGATAGGTTGCCTACATCACACCCCCTTGGAGTACGGCTCTTCCTCGGACCTTGAGTGAATGCGGGATGCTTCGTGCACCGGGCTACCCCATTCAATTATAGTACTTCTAACGAAATTCATCCCTCGAGAAAAGAGAATGGTATCAACCATCTTATTCATCACCATGTATGTAGCAGTATATAGCCTGTTTAGCATTTGAATGCATGGAATTCCTATTCAAGATCAAATGCCATTTGCCCTTTTTATGGCACATCAACTGACTTTAGTGTAAAAACACCTTATTATGAAGGAGAATATAATACCGCAGTACAGGAGACACTGTTGagttaatatgaaacggagggagtacataAAATGAGCATGTACGAACGTACGCCTGTACTAAAATATTCAGTTGAGTAATATTGTACACGCCAAAAATACTTGTGATGTATATGGTAAAATTTCCATGGAAAGGATTTCATTGGTCGCAGCCAACTGGATTCCCAGCAAATGGATATGTAGTAGCTCAAAGCTTACTATTGACAGCCAAATACTTGGTATGACGACCGCGTGCAACTATCTTCCCCGTCTCTTTCTTCCTCAACTCAACACTGACAACACCGATTGTCTTCCCAACACGTAATACTTTGGCTTCAACTTCGATTTCCTCCTGATTATGTAAGATAAGACAACAGTTGAATGAGGATATTGCATTTTTAAATTAGCCAATATTGACTCGCACGATTCAGAAAATACAGCTCCTAAAATGGAATAATATATATGTGAAAAAGCATATCACCAACTACTACTAAATTTGGCTATAACAAGTTATATTAGAATTTTTAGCaagtaaaacaaacaaaaattggCAGGTCTTTAACCAATcaacatttaaaagaaaaaaatagaaggaAGAGAATCAGCAAGCACATTAATACGCTTCACTTCTAGTTAAACTTTTACCAATAAAAAGAGGAAACAAATTAGATAACAGTAGAATCTCATGCTGGACACGGTGCATGGTTCAAGATTTGAGAAACACTGGGCTGGTACATGACTGAAGAAGGTGATAACATTTGGTAACAAGAAAGTCTAAATATGCAGGTGTAGATATCTGCATGCTAAATTAGGCGCAAAACTGCTCTTCTGTTTCCGTTATCTTCCTTGCTAGATACAGTTGGGAGAGGCATGGCAGGGCAACCCGgcgcactaagctcccgctatgcgcggggtccggagaagggccggactacaagggtctattgtagCAGCCTTaacctgcatttctgcaagagatgGTTTCCATGACTCCAACCCGTGACCTACTTGAcatatgacaacaactttaccagttacaccaaggctccccttccagttgggagaacgattaaaatttaaaattacaagAAACAAAGTCTTAGCGGGTGAAAGTCCTTTGCTTGGTGCAATTTTTTGCTGCTACAAGAACCAAAGTACCTCCTATTTCAACGAAGTATTTTGACTACCCATCACAAATGATAAGTTTTGCTCACATGTACTTATGTTGCAACTAATAGCACTAAGGTTAAGTGCTTTAAGTTGCTAGACTATTACTTCCTCAAATTGTAAATTAGATGCCAATATTACAGGATTTATCTATATATTGTCCAAGTGCAAAGAGAGGGACATTTTATTCTAATTCCTTATTCTTTGCCACCATAAGGTTCTTCGCTTGGAGTTA
Proteins encoded:
- the LOC104244904 gene encoding calcium-dependent protein kinase SK5-like, producing the protein MEPKPATESKKSSVWVLPYKTQSLQSLYTIGKKLGQGQFGTTHLCTEKSSGNLYACKTIPKKKLICKEDYEDVWKEIQIMHHLSEHPNVVRIKGTYEDALYVHIVMELCAGGELFDRIVEKGHYSEREAAKLIKTIVGVVEACHSLGVMHRDLKPENFLFLSSDEDAALKATDFGLSVFYKPGETFSDVVGSPYYVAPEVLCKHYGHESDVWSAGVILYILLSGVPPFWAETDMGIFRQILRGKLDLESEPWPGISDSAKDLIRKILDRNPKRRLTAHEVLCHPWIVDDTMAPDKPLDSAVLSRLKQFSAMNKLKKMALRVIAERLSEEEIGGLKELFKMLDTDNSGTITFEELKEGLRRVGSELMESEIKDLMDAADIDNNGTIDYGEFIAATVHLNKLEREENLLSAFSYFDKDGSGYITIEELQQACKEFGLSELNLDEIIKDIDQDNDGQIDYKEFSAMMRKGTGGGVGRRTIRNNLNLGEALGLVQSEENL